GGGACGATGGCAAGGGCTCAGCGATCCCCTTCCGCGATGGCCTTCCCAAAGGCCGCCCAGAATGGGTCGACGCGCGGGTGCTCGAGCGGGCGGGCTCGTCCCCCGTCGACCAGCGTGATCCCCTCGGCCTCCGGCAGCGTCTCGCCGATGCGCGCGGCCGCGATCCCCTTCGCGGCGAGGCGCGCGAGCACCTCCTGCGTGCGGTGGCGGCGGCAGGTCAGCACGAGCGTCCCCTCGCTGATGGCGGAGAACGGGTCGATCCCGAACAGCGCGCACACCTTCGCGACCTCTTCGGGCATGGGGATCGACTCGCGCTCGATGCGCATCCCGACCCGCGACGCGCGCGCCACCTCGTAGAGGCCGCCCCAGAGCCCGCACTCGGTCGCGTCGTGCATGGCGGTCACGCCCTCGTCGCGCACGCCGACCGACGCCGCCGTCAGCGCATCCTCGACGACGCTCATCTGCCAGAACAGCCCGTCGGCGCGCCGCGCGAACTCCTCCCCGTGCGCCGCCGCCACGCGCCGCGGGAAGGTCGCCGCGAACAGCGCGCTCGCCTCGATGGCGGGCCCTTTCGTGATCACGACGTCCTCGCCGGCGCCCGCCAGCGCCGGGGTCACGTAGCGCTCGCACGGGCCCGTGGCCATCACCGTGGCCCCGCCGATCATCGGGTAATCGCAGCCCTGGTAGCGGGCGGTGTGCCCGGCGACGACCGCGATGCCGAGCTTCTCGCACTCCGCGGCCATGCCGCGCCAGAGGGCGACAAACTGCTCCTTGGCGATGCCGAGCGGCAGGTTCAGGTCGATCGTCATCCAGCGCGGCGCCAGCCCCGACACGG
This portion of the bacterium genome encodes:
- a CDS encoding AIR synthase family protein; this encodes MSQNESRHDLPEIGKISPEIFEEIIYPRLGRRDPAVLVPPQHGVDIGVVDIGGGQVMAVTCDPVFVVPQYGWERSAWFAVHILASDAAVSGLAPRWMTIDLNLPLGIAKEQFVALWRGMAAECEKLGIAVVAGHTARYQGCDYPMIGGATVMATGPCERYVTPALAGAGEDVVITKGPAIEASALFAATFPRRVAAAHGEEFARRADGLFWQMSVVEDALTAASVGVRDEGVTAMHDATECGLWGGLYEVARASRVGMRIERESIPMPEEVAKVCALFGIDPFSAISEGTLVLTCRRHRTQEVLARLAAKGIAAARIGETLPEAEGITLVDGGRARPLEHPRVDPFWAAFGKAIAEGDR